In Drosophila bipectinata strain 14024-0381.07 chromosome 2R, DbipHiC1v2, whole genome shotgun sequence, one genomic interval encodes:
- the Patronin gene encoding patronin isoform X21 yields MDAETQEIRQARQRASVKWLLSKAFNNRVPDNLKEPFYRDHENQERLKPQIIVELGNATLYCQTLSNLYSDPNYQSLNHWSILQTLARKGVPVAESSDMPITETVLIQTNPLRINAHMSVIESLMVLYAKEISSGDRVMAAIRRISGSNYQAPPGQSYEQALLAWISHACAALKKRIIKEVETGLPDDNGSRLQTPDIPPVRDFQDLCDGICLALLISYYCPKVVPWTSVRINYLPAVEDSIHNILLVGNFSQKHLPYSVFHMTPEDVTYMRGSMKLNLVVLLTDLFNLFEIHPAKCVCYPGMDGQDVIARRSLGANEHGICHRRGLTVQPVTPIPDLRSDLDTPPVGSPSNRPPFQVPHSNSFGGGLNRRSTPPNEYQTVQTNNFDTNHAEAFVVHKSRGITTLASMHSQQQQQQQQLHHQQQQQQHHQQQQQYQQQQSQLQLQQEPLVPARLRQAKEKTNVDSKADERGDYAAAGRPSNWEQSRRPSFAGRRSRRNSSSEDSQLTIENFGGSQDQLNTLGRYERERDRERKLSNTSVVEPAVAIRSSIADARGTLQLGYDTDSGSEKQDRETEKYSMRRQASVDNVPTVSSHNLSNAGSPLPTARHKQHSIDKDYNNSSMMADGGYNDARSTSGYDPESTPVRKSSTSSMPASPAAWQLDVGDDDMRSLENASKLSTIRMKLEEKRRRIEQDKRKIEMALLRHQEKEDLESCPDVMKWETMSNESKRTPDMDPVDLDKYQAYNYSSRPPSRDPYQQHQQQQQPMAMPQPMQFVNEHGQYMSPPQPAHYMSPQQHQQQPQSIYSDNGAAYNHSPYGGAPPPQYRSSVVYDDYGQPTNHFYLHESSPQPPHPQQQQHPQRRTWAHSAAAAAYEQQQHQQMQQPLVDVNAWQTQQQPKQKQTWMNRPPSSAGAPSPGSFVLHQNGAGNGGGGELQHLFQVQASPQHRGANGVQRQQSLTNLRDNRSPKAPQPMGGMPMDLPMQPEDMMAPQSICFIGDEEDVDELERNIIESMQSTRISDFVHQQQQQHHQQQKLQQQQQRLQGHSGRGSSSEDYDSGEMISNKLNITSGNLTYRIPSPSRPSIQANSFQDPRAAAPAPGSAPGDDQPPEKGFYISFDDDQPKRPKPPLRAKRSPKKEAPPGSRDSVDQAIKRESLSQLHNNNNIGIGGDDSHNKTVTRHSVHGLNNSNSVKSPGNATYNKYTDEPPIQLRQLAVTGAVSPTGHERRHLEDVTNQSPHQQPPMSPTRLQHNNQAAEAARNKALVIGVDATNLDPDSVDEMERRKEKIMLLSLQRRQQQEEAKARKEIEASQKREKEREKEEERARKKEEQMARRAAILEQHRLKKAIEEAEREGKTLDRPDMHVKLQPQSSTSTTPRLRQQRTTRPRPKTIHVDDASVDISEASSISSRGKKGSSSNLTGYGQLSSNSMKRDYYRGSQDSLTVKESPDDYPSTSSTPIGRRGSYKTSREPAGVERGRTLSRISVAKGSTLNFRGRKSNSLMNLCETDSGLGRATPPRRAPSPGMGMGASGRHMPSPSGPGSLPPGLISKRRGFDDGSSDFSLTPNLNMEYSGPKLYKQPAAKSNRGIILNAVEYCVFPGVVNREAKQKVLEKIARSEAKHFLVLFRDAGCQFRALYSYVPETDQVTKLYGTGPSQVDEVMFDKFFKYNSGGKCFSQVHTKHLTVTIDAFTIHNSLWQGKRVQLPSKKDMALVI; encoded by the exons ATGGATGCCGAAACACAGGAAATACGACAG GCTCGTCAACGTGCTTCCGTCAAGTGGCTGCTCTCGAAGGCCTTCAACAATCGCGTGCCGGACAACCTGAAGGAGCCCTTCTATCGCGACCATGAGAATCAGGAGCGCCTCAAGCCGCAGATCATCGTGGAGCTGGGCAACGCCACGCTCTACTGCCAGACGCTCTCCAATCTGTACTCAGATCCCAACTACCAAAGCCTGAACCACTGGTCAATATTACAGACGCTAGCGCGCAAGGGAGTTCCGGTGGCCGAATCCTCGGACATGCCCATTACCGAAACGGTATTAATTCAAACGAATCCGCTGCGAATT AACGCCCACATGTCTGTGATAGAATCGCTGATGGTTTTGTATGCGAAGGAGATATCATCGGGTGACCGTGTTATGGCGGCCATACGAAG AATATCTGGCAGCAATTACCAGGCGCCTCCTGGCCAGTCCTATGAGCAAGCTCTGCTGGCGTGGATATCGCATGCGTGCGCCGCTTTGAAGAAACGAATCATCAAGGAGGTGGAGACAggcctgccagatgataat GGCTCTCGTTTGCAGACGCCGGATATACCGCCTGTAAGAGACTTCCAGGACCTGTGCGACGGCATCTGCCTGGCGCTGCTCATCTCATACTATTGCCCCAAGGTGGTGCCCTGGACGAGTGTGCGGATCAACTATCTGCCCGCCGTCGAGGACTCCATTCACAATATACTGCTGGTGGGCAATTTCTCCCAGAAGCATCTGCCATACAGCGTGTTCCACATGACGCCCGAGGACGTGACCTACATGCGCGG ATCGATGAAACTGAACCTGGTCGTACTGCTCACGGATCTGTTCAATCTCTTCGAGATACACCCGGCCAAGTGTGTCTGCTATCCGGGAATGGATGGCCAGG ATGTCATCGCCCGGCGCAGTTTGGGCGCCAACGAGCACGGGATCTGCCACCGGCGGGGCCTCACTGTACAGCCCGTCACCCCTATACCCGATCTGCGGAGCGATCTCGACACGCCGCCCGTTGGCTCGCCCTCGAATCGGCCACCGTTCCAAG TTCCGCACTCGAATTCATTCGGCGGAGGCTTAAATCGAAGATCAACCCCGCCCAACGAATACCAGACGGTCCAGACCAATAATTTCGACACTAATCATGCCGAAG CGTTCGTCGTTCACAAGTCGCGTGGCATCACCACACTTGCATCCATGCActcgcaacagcaacagcagcagcaacagctccaccaccagcagcagcagcaacagcaccaccagcaacaacagcaataccagcaacaacaatcacagcttcagcttcagcaGGAGCCCTTGGTTCCAGCTCGCTTGCGCCAGGCTAAAGAAAAGACCAATGTCGATTCAAAGGCGGATGAAAGAG GCGACTATGCCGCCGCGGGTCGACCAAGTAACTGGGAACAGAGCCGGCGGCCGAGCTTTGCAG GTCGTCGCTCGCGCAGGAACTCCTCCAGCGAAGACTCCCAGCTGACCATTGAGAACTTTGGCGGCTCCCAGGACCAGTTAAACACGCTGGGGCGATACGAACGTGAACGGGACAGGGAGCGCAAGTTGTCCAACACCAGCGTAG TTGAACCCGCTGTGGCCATACGCTCCTCGATTGCCGATGCCCGTGGAACGCTGCAGTTGGGCTATGACACGGATTCGGGTTCTGAGAAGCAGGACCGCGAAACGGAAAAGTATTCGATGCGTCGACAAGCAAG TGTCGACAATGTGCCAACGGTGTCGTCGCACAACCTCTCGAACGCTGGCAGCCCGCTGCCGACGGCCCGGCACAAGCAACATTCCATCGACAAGGactacaacaacagcagcatgATGGCGGACGGTGGATACAACGATGCTCGCTCCACCAGTGGCTACGATCCGGAAAGCACGCCCGTTCGGAAGTCATCGACGAGCAGCATGCCGGCCAGTCCAGCCGCCTGGCAGCTGGATGTCGGCGATGATGACATGCGCTCGCTGGAGAACGCCAGCAAGCTGTCCACCATTCGTATGAAACTGGAGGAGAAGCGGCGTCGCATCGAGCAGGACAAGCGCAAGATAGAGATGGCTCTGCTGAGGCACCAGGAGAAG GAGGATCTCGAGTCGTGCCCGGATGTAATGAAGTGGGAGACCATGAGCAACGAGTCTAAGCGCACGCCCGACATGGACCCCGTGGACTTGGACAAGTACCAG GCTTACAACTACAGCTCCCGTCCGCCCAGCCGCGATCCCtaccagcagcaccagcagcagcagcagcccatGGCCATGCCCCAGCCGATGCAGTTCGTCAACGAGCACGGCCAGTACATGTCGCCGCCGCAGCCCGCTCACTACATGTCACcccagcagcatcagcagcagccgcagagCATCTACAGCGACAATGGAGCTGCCTACAACCACTCGCCCTACGGCGGAGCCCCACCGCCGCAGTACAGGAGCAGCGTGGTGTACGATGACTACGGCCAGCCCACCAATCACTTTTACTTGCACGAGTCCTCGCCGCAGCCACCCCatccccagcagcagcagcatccgcAGCGACGGACCTGGGCCCACtcagcggcagcagcggcctacgagcagcagcagcaccagcagatGCAACAGCCGCTGGTGGACGTGAATGCCTGGCAGACGCAGCAGCAGCCGAAGCAGAAGCAGACCTGGATGAACCGGCCGCCGTCGAGTGCGGGCGCCCCCAGTCCCGGAAGCTTTGTGCTCCACCAGAACGGAGCTGGAAATGGTGGTGGCGGAGAGCTGCAGCACCTGTTCCAGGTGCAGGCCTCGCCCCAGCATAGGGGAGCCAACGGAGTACAGCGCCAGCAGTCGCTGACCAATCTGCGCGACAACCGATCGCCCAAGGCGCCCCAGCCCATGGGCGGCATGCCTATGGACTTGCCGATGCAGCCGGAGGACATGATGGCGCCGCAGAGCATTTGCTTCATCGGTGACGAGGAGGATGTGGACGAGCTGGAGCGCAACATCATTGAGTCTATGCAGTCGACGCGCATCTCCGACTTtgtccaccagcagcagcagcaacaccaccagcagcagaagctccagcaacagcagcagcgatTGCAGGGACACAGCGGCAGGGGCAGCAGCTCGGAGGACTACGACAGCGGGGAGATGATCTCTAACAAGCTGAACATCACCAGTGGCAACCTCACCTACCGCATTCCCTCGCCCTCCCGACCTTCCATCCAGGCCAACAGCTTTCAGGACCCGAGAGCAGCGGCACCGGCGCCCGGATCCGCGCCCGGCGATGATCAGCCACCGGAAAAGGGCTTCTACATCTCGTTCGACGATGATCAGCCGAAGAGGCCAAAGCCACCGCTCCGGGCCAAGCGATCGCCCAAAAAGGAGGCTCCGCCGGGCAGTCGGGACAGCGTGGATCAGGCGATAAAGCGGGAATCCCTCAGTCAActgcacaacaacaacaatattgGGATCGGAGGAGACGACAGCCACAACAAGACGGTCACCAGACACAGCGTGCATGGTCTGAACAACTCCAACAGTGTCAAATCGCCCGGAAATGCCACCTACAACAAATACACCGACGAGCCGCCCATCCAGCTGCGGCAGCTCGCCGTCACTGGGGCCGTTTCGCCAACTGGCCACGAGCGCCGTCATCTGGAAGATGTAACCAACCAGTCGCCGCACCAGCAGCCGCCGATGTCGCCCACGCGGCTCCAGCACAACAATCAGGCGGCCGAGGCGGCCAGGAACAAGGCGTTGGTGATAGGAGTGGACGCCACCAATCTTGATCCA GACTCTGTGGACGAGATGGAGAGGCGCAAGGAAAAGATCATGCTTCTTTCCTTACAACGTCGCCAACAGCAGGAGGAGGCCAAGGCGCGCAAGGAGATCGAGGCATCCCAGAAGCGGGAAAAGGAGCgcgagaaggaggaggagcgtGCTCGCAAAAAGGAGGAGCAGATGGCGCGACGAGCGGCCATTCTGGAGCAGCACAGACTTAAGAAAGCCATCGAAGAGGCTGAACGAGAG GGTAAAACCCTGGATCGGCCCGATATGCATGTGAAACTGCAACCCCAGTCATCCACCTCAACGACTCCACGGCTGCGACAGCAGCGCACCACGCGTCCCAGGCCGAAGACGATCCACGTGGATGATGCCAGTGTGGACATCAGTGAGGCTTCGAGCATCTCTAGTCGGGGCAAGAAAGGCTCCAGCTCGAATCTAACCG GCTACGGTCAGCTAAGCTCAAATTCAATGAAACGAGACTACTACAGGGGCTCGCAAGACTCCCTTACCGTAAAag AGTCACCCGATGATTATCCCAGTACAAGTTCAACTCCGATTGGACGACGGGGATCGTACAAAACTTCCAGAG AGCCAGCCGGCGTCGAACGGGGCCGCACTCTGTCGCGTATCTCCGTCGCAAAGGGCAGCACGCTTAATTTCCGGGGCCGAAAGTCAAATTCGCTAATGAATCTGTGCG AAACAGATTCGGGACTGGGACGCGCCACACCGCCGAGGCGGGCACCGTCGCCTGGAATGGGAATGGGCGCTTCAGGTAGGCATATGCCATCTCCCTCCGGACCGGGCTCTTTGCCGCCAGGTTTGATATCGAAACGTCGCGGATTTGATGATGGATCCAGCGATTTCTCATTAACTCCGAATTTGAACATGGAATATTCGG GTCCAAAACTCTACAAGCAACCAGCGGCCAAATCGAATCGTGGCATTATCCTGAATGCCGTCGAGTACTGCGTTTTCCCCGGAGTCGTGAACCGCGAGGCCAAGCAAAAAGTGCTGGAGAAGATAGCACGCTCGGAGGCGAAGCACTTCCTGGTTCTGTTCCGGGACGCAGGATGCCAGTTCCGCGCCCTCTACAGCTACGTGCCCGAAACGGACCAAGTAACGAAGCTGTACGGCACTGGGCCTAGTCAAGTCGACGAAGTAATGTTCGACAAGTTCTTCAA ATACAACTCAGGTGGCAAGTGCTTCTCCCAAGTGCATACCAAGCATCTGACCGTGACCATCGACGCCTTCACAATACACAACTCGCTGTGGCAGGGCAAGCGGGTGCAATTGCCCAGCAAAAAGGACATGGCACTTGTGATTTAA
- the Patronin gene encoding patronin isoform X12: MDAETQEIRQARQRASVKWLLSKAFNNRVPDNLKEPFYRDHENQERLKPQIIVELGNATLYCQTLSNLYSDPNYQSLNHWSILQTLARKGVPVAESSDMPITETVLIQTNPLRINAHMSVIESLMVLYAKEISSGDRVMAAIRRISGSNYQAPPGQSYEQALLAWISHACAALKKRIIKEVETGLPDDNGSRLQTPDIPPVRDFQDLCDGICLALLISYYCPKVVPWTSVRINYLPAVEDSIHNILLVGNFSQKHLPYSVFHMTPEDVTYMRGSMKLNLVVLLTDLFNLFEIHPAKCVCYPGMDGQDVIARRSLGANEHGICHRRGLTVQPVTPIPDLRSDLDTPPVGSPSNRPPFQVPHSNSFGGGLNRRSTPPNEYQTVQTNNFDTNHAEAFVVHKSRGITTLASMHSQQQQQQQQLHHQQQQQQHHQQQQQYQQQQSQLQLQQEPLVPARLRQAKEKTNVDSKADERGDYAAAGRPSNWEQSRRPSFAGRRSRRNSSSEDSQLTIENFGGSQDQLNTLGRYERERDRERKLSNTSVVEPAVAIRSSIADARGTLQLGYDTDSGSEKQDRETEKYSMRRQASVDNVPTVSSHNLSNAGSPLPTARHKQHSIDKDYNNSSMMADGGYNDARSTSGYDPESTPVRKSSTSSMPASPAAWQLDVGDDDMRSLENASKLSTIRMKLEEKRRRIEQDKRKIEMALLRHQEKEDLESCPDVMKWETMSNESKRTPDMDPVDLDKYQQTYGSQQHLADHHYQQPRPMQQSFGSSPHLPQAYNYSSRPPSRDPYQQHQQQQQPMAMPQPMQFVNEHGQYMSPPQPAHYMSPQQHQQQPQSIYSDNGAAYNHSPYGGAPPPQYRSSVVYDDYGQPTNHFYLHESSPQPPHPQQQQHPQRRTWAHSAAAAAYEQQQHQQMQQPLVDVNAWQTQQQPKQKQTWMNRPPSSAGAPSPGSFVLHQNGAGNGGGGELQHLFQVQASPQHRGANGVQRQQSLTNLRDNRSPKAPQPMGGMPMDLPMQPEDMMAPQSICFIGDEEDVDELERNIIESMQSTRISDFVHQQQQQHHQQQKLQQQQQRLQGHSGRGSSSEDYDSGEMISNKLNITSGNLTYRIPSPSRPSIQANSFQDPRAAAPAPGSAPGDDQPPEKGFYISFDDDQPKRPKPPLRAKRSPKKEAPPGSRDSVDQAIKRESLSQLHNNNNIGIGGDDSHNKTVTRHSVHGLNNSNSVKSPGNATYNKYTDEPPIQLRQLAVTGAVSPTGHERRHLEDVTNQSPHQQPPMSPTRLQHNNQAAEAARNKALVIGVDATNLDPDSVDEMERRKEKIMLLSLQRRQQQEEAKARKEIEASQKREKEREKEEERARKKEEQMARRAAILEQHRLKKAIEEAEREGKTLDRPDMHVKLQPQSSTSTTPRLRQQRTTRPRPKTIHVDDASVDISEASSISSRGKKGSSSNLTGYGQLSSNSMKRDYYRGSQDSLTVKESPDDYPSTSSTPIGRRGSYKTSREPAGVERGRTLSRISVAKGSTLNFRGRKSNSLMNLCETDSGLGRATPPRRAPSPGMGMGASGRHMPSPSGPGSLPPGLISKRRGFDDGSSDFSLTPNLNMEYSGPKLYKQPAAKSNRGIILNAVEYCVFPGVVNREAKQKVLEKIARSEAKHFLVLFRDAGCQFRALYSYVPETDQVTKLYGTGPSQVDEVMFDKFFKYNSGGKCFSQVHTKHLTVTIDAFTIHNSLWQGKRVQLPSKKDMALVI, encoded by the exons ATGGATGCCGAAACACAGGAAATACGACAG GCTCGTCAACGTGCTTCCGTCAAGTGGCTGCTCTCGAAGGCCTTCAACAATCGCGTGCCGGACAACCTGAAGGAGCCCTTCTATCGCGACCATGAGAATCAGGAGCGCCTCAAGCCGCAGATCATCGTGGAGCTGGGCAACGCCACGCTCTACTGCCAGACGCTCTCCAATCTGTACTCAGATCCCAACTACCAAAGCCTGAACCACTGGTCAATATTACAGACGCTAGCGCGCAAGGGAGTTCCGGTGGCCGAATCCTCGGACATGCCCATTACCGAAACGGTATTAATTCAAACGAATCCGCTGCGAATT AACGCCCACATGTCTGTGATAGAATCGCTGATGGTTTTGTATGCGAAGGAGATATCATCGGGTGACCGTGTTATGGCGGCCATACGAAG AATATCTGGCAGCAATTACCAGGCGCCTCCTGGCCAGTCCTATGAGCAAGCTCTGCTGGCGTGGATATCGCATGCGTGCGCCGCTTTGAAGAAACGAATCATCAAGGAGGTGGAGACAggcctgccagatgataat GGCTCTCGTTTGCAGACGCCGGATATACCGCCTGTAAGAGACTTCCAGGACCTGTGCGACGGCATCTGCCTGGCGCTGCTCATCTCATACTATTGCCCCAAGGTGGTGCCCTGGACGAGTGTGCGGATCAACTATCTGCCCGCCGTCGAGGACTCCATTCACAATATACTGCTGGTGGGCAATTTCTCCCAGAAGCATCTGCCATACAGCGTGTTCCACATGACGCCCGAGGACGTGACCTACATGCGCGG ATCGATGAAACTGAACCTGGTCGTACTGCTCACGGATCTGTTCAATCTCTTCGAGATACACCCGGCCAAGTGTGTCTGCTATCCGGGAATGGATGGCCAGG ATGTCATCGCCCGGCGCAGTTTGGGCGCCAACGAGCACGGGATCTGCCACCGGCGGGGCCTCACTGTACAGCCCGTCACCCCTATACCCGATCTGCGGAGCGATCTCGACACGCCGCCCGTTGGCTCGCCCTCGAATCGGCCACCGTTCCAAG TTCCGCACTCGAATTCATTCGGCGGAGGCTTAAATCGAAGATCAACCCCGCCCAACGAATACCAGACGGTCCAGACCAATAATTTCGACACTAATCATGCCGAAG CGTTCGTCGTTCACAAGTCGCGTGGCATCACCACACTTGCATCCATGCActcgcaacagcaacagcagcagcaacagctccaccaccagcagcagcagcaacagcaccaccagcaacaacagcaataccagcaacaacaatcacagcttcagcttcagcaGGAGCCCTTGGTTCCAGCTCGCTTGCGCCAGGCTAAAGAAAAGACCAATGTCGATTCAAAGGCGGATGAAAGAG GCGACTATGCCGCCGCGGGTCGACCAAGTAACTGGGAACAGAGCCGGCGGCCGAGCTTTGCAG GTCGTCGCTCGCGCAGGAACTCCTCCAGCGAAGACTCCCAGCTGACCATTGAGAACTTTGGCGGCTCCCAGGACCAGTTAAACACGCTGGGGCGATACGAACGTGAACGGGACAGGGAGCGCAAGTTGTCCAACACCAGCGTAG TTGAACCCGCTGTGGCCATACGCTCCTCGATTGCCGATGCCCGTGGAACGCTGCAGTTGGGCTATGACACGGATTCGGGTTCTGAGAAGCAGGACCGCGAAACGGAAAAGTATTCGATGCGTCGACAAGCAAG TGTCGACAATGTGCCAACGGTGTCGTCGCACAACCTCTCGAACGCTGGCAGCCCGCTGCCGACGGCCCGGCACAAGCAACATTCCATCGACAAGGactacaacaacagcagcatgATGGCGGACGGTGGATACAACGATGCTCGCTCCACCAGTGGCTACGATCCGGAAAGCACGCCCGTTCGGAAGTCATCGACGAGCAGCATGCCGGCCAGTCCAGCCGCCTGGCAGCTGGATGTCGGCGATGATGACATGCGCTCGCTGGAGAACGCCAGCAAGCTGTCCACCATTCGTATGAAACTGGAGGAGAAGCGGCGTCGCATCGAGCAGGACAAGCGCAAGATAGAGATGGCTCTGCTGAGGCACCAGGAGAAG GAGGATCTCGAGTCGTGCCCGGATGTAATGAAGTGGGAGACCATGAGCAACGAGTCTAAGCGCACGCCCGACATGGACCCCGTGGACTTGGACAAGTACCAG CAGACCTACGGGTCGCAGCAGCACCTGGCCGATCACCACTACCAGCAGCCGAGGCCCATGCAGCAAAGCTTTGGCTCATCGCCGCATCTTCCGCAGGCTTACAACTACAGCTCCCGTCCGCCCAGCCGCGATCCCtaccagcagcaccagcagcagcagcagcccatGGCCATGCCCCAGCCGATGCAGTTCGTCAACGAGCACGGCCAGTACATGTCGCCGCCGCAGCCCGCTCACTACATGTCACcccagcagcatcagcagcagccgcagagCATCTACAGCGACAATGGAGCTGCCTACAACCACTCGCCCTACGGCGGAGCCCCACCGCCGCAGTACAGGAGCAGCGTGGTGTACGATGACTACGGCCAGCCCACCAATCACTTTTACTTGCACGAGTCCTCGCCGCAGCCACCCCatccccagcagcagcagcatccgcAGCGACGGACCTGGGCCCACtcagcggcagcagcggcctacgagcagcagcagcaccagcagatGCAACAGCCGCTGGTGGACGTGAATGCCTGGCAGACGCAGCAGCAGCCGAAGCAGAAGCAGACCTGGATGAACCGGCCGCCGTCGAGTGCGGGCGCCCCCAGTCCCGGAAGCTTTGTGCTCCACCAGAACGGAGCTGGAAATGGTGGTGGCGGAGAGCTGCAGCACCTGTTCCAGGTGCAGGCCTCGCCCCAGCATAGGGGAGCCAACGGAGTACAGCGCCAGCAGTCGCTGACCAATCTGCGCGACAACCGATCGCCCAAGGCGCCCCAGCCCATGGGCGGCATGCCTATGGACTTGCCGATGCAGCCGGAGGACATGATGGCGCCGCAGAGCATTTGCTTCATCGGTGACGAGGAGGATGTGGACGAGCTGGAGCGCAACATCATTGAGTCTATGCAGTCGACGCGCATCTCCGACTTtgtccaccagcagcagcagcaacaccaccagcagcagaagctccagcaacagcagcagcgatTGCAGGGACACAGCGGCAGGGGCAGCAGCTCGGAGGACTACGACAGCGGGGAGATGATCTCTAACAAGCTGAACATCACCAGTGGCAACCTCACCTACCGCATTCCCTCGCCCTCCCGACCTTCCATCCAGGCCAACAGCTTTCAGGACCCGAGAGCAGCGGCACCGGCGCCCGGATCCGCGCCCGGCGATGATCAGCCACCGGAAAAGGGCTTCTACATCTCGTTCGACGATGATCAGCCGAAGAGGCCAAAGCCACCGCTCCGGGCCAAGCGATCGCCCAAAAAGGAGGCTCCGCCGGGCAGTCGGGACAGCGTGGATCAGGCGATAAAGCGGGAATCCCTCAGTCAActgcacaacaacaacaatattgGGATCGGAGGAGACGACAGCCACAACAAGACGGTCACCAGACACAGCGTGCATGGTCTGAACAACTCCAACAGTGTCAAATCGCCCGGAAATGCCACCTACAACAAATACACCGACGAGCCGCCCATCCAGCTGCGGCAGCTCGCCGTCACTGGGGCCGTTTCGCCAACTGGCCACGAGCGCCGTCATCTGGAAGATGTAACCAACCAGTCGCCGCACCAGCAGCCGCCGATGTCGCCCACGCGGCTCCAGCACAACAATCAGGCGGCCGAGGCGGCCAGGAACAAGGCGTTGGTGATAGGAGTGGACGCCACCAATCTTGATCCA GACTCTGTGGACGAGATGGAGAGGCGCAAGGAAAAGATCATGCTTCTTTCCTTACAACGTCGCCAACAGCAGGAGGAGGCCAAGGCGCGCAAGGAGATCGAGGCATCCCAGAAGCGGGAAAAGGAGCgcgagaaggaggaggagcgtGCTCGCAAAAAGGAGGAGCAGATGGCGCGACGAGCGGCCATTCTGGAGCAGCACAGACTTAAGAAAGCCATCGAAGAGGCTGAACGAGAG GGTAAAACCCTGGATCGGCCCGATATGCATGTGAAACTGCAACCCCAGTCATCCACCTCAACGACTCCACGGCTGCGACAGCAGCGCACCACGCGTCCCAGGCCGAAGACGATCCACGTGGATGATGCCAGTGTGGACATCAGTGAGGCTTCGAGCATCTCTAGTCGGGGCAAGAAAGGCTCCAGCTCGAATCTAACCG GCTACGGTCAGCTAAGCTCAAATTCAATGAAACGAGACTACTACAGGGGCTCGCAAGACTCCCTTACCGTAAAag AGTCACCCGATGATTATCCCAGTACAAGTTCAACTCCGATTGGACGACGGGGATCGTACAAAACTTCCAGAG AGCCAGCCGGCGTCGAACGGGGCCGCACTCTGTCGCGTATCTCCGTCGCAAAGGGCAGCACGCTTAATTTCCGGGGCCGAAAGTCAAATTCGCTAATGAATCTGTGCG AAACAGATTCGGGACTGGGACGCGCCACACCGCCGAGGCGGGCACCGTCGCCTGGAATGGGAATGGGCGCTTCAGGTAGGCATATGCCATCTCCCTCCGGACCGGGCTCTTTGCCGCCAGGTTTGATATCGAAACGTCGCGGATTTGATGATGGATCCAGCGATTTCTCATTAACTCCGAATTTGAACATGGAATATTCGG GTCCAAAACTCTACAAGCAACCAGCGGCCAAATCGAATCGTGGCATTATCCTGAATGCCGTCGAGTACTGCGTTTTCCCCGGAGTCGTGAACCGCGAGGCCAAGCAAAAAGTGCTGGAGAAGATAGCACGCTCGGAGGCGAAGCACTTCCTGGTTCTGTTCCGGGACGCAGGATGCCAGTTCCGCGCCCTCTACAGCTACGTGCCCGAAACGGACCAAGTAACGAAGCTGTACGGCACTGGGCCTAGTCAAGTCGACGAAGTAATGTTCGACAAGTTCTTCAA ATACAACTCAGGTGGCAAGTGCTTCTCCCAAGTGCATACCAAGCATCTGACCGTGACCATCGACGCCTTCACAATACACAACTCGCTGTGGCAGGGCAAGCGGGTGCAATTGCCCAGCAAAAAGGACATGGCACTTGTGATTTAA